The window tttttttttgcaggtcgGGCAACTTATTCAGACAAGCTCTTCAAGTTTCGCAATGGTCGCTTTGAGGATCTTCTGAGTGACGAGCTCAATGTGCGTCGTGGCGTCGCTAATCGCATGGCAGGACGTTCTGTGGCATGTGTCGACAGAAAGGTAGGTGAACCCACTTTGATAACCCATTCATAAAGTTCCACGATTGGATTCttcatatttcaatattttcctattttcaatatttctgtttCCCCGTTTTAGTTTTCACAATTCCTCCCAAAAATACAACcttcctctcacttctcttGCCTGGTGTTGCCCTGCAGGGAACAGGACGTTACTCAGTGTATGTGGCCAATTATGCCAGTGGCAACATCGGCCCCCATGCTCTCTTAGAAATGGACGAGGCTGCCAGTAACGTGAGAGAGGGCGTGATCGCTCTGTCGGACGTGGCTGCCGAGGCCGGTGTCAACAAGTTGACAGGTCAGGAGGGGTCCGGCTGGAGAAGCGAAGTGTGTGATGGTTTGTGGGTTGACTTTTACAGTGTGCTTGTTGTGCAGGCGGGCGCGGTGTGGTGGTTGGACCGATTCTGAGCCAGGCCAGGTCTGACATTTTCTGTGACAATGAGAACGGACCCAACTTCTTGttcaaaaataaaggaaacgGGACTTTTGCTGACATGGCCAGTCAGGCAGGTGAGCATGGCACAGGGAGGGGAGAGCATGAAAGAACAAGTGGTAGAGTAAAAATACTTAAAAGTTGCGGCGACATCCGAGTACTATTTGTACTTTCTGAAGTTTTGCATCAAATATTGTAATTTCCACCTgttgcatataaaaaaaacttctggtGCACAACTTTAACATTGCACTGTCTCTGTAAAGGAATAGTTCTACATTCTggaaaaaacactttacatttaATGGTCACACAAGAGAGTGGTATCCTTCTTCTCATCAAAATCTCAgcgagaaaagaaaacaaagatatggaccaaatgtcaaactattatAAACTactttattgaaatgttttgcattaaGAAGAGAATGACATTATAAAAGTTTTGTGGTTATTTTACTGGAAAAGTAGTATAATTAGTACGGCTGCCAGCTTCTACAATACCACCAGCAGATGTCACCAAAGACACCAGGTCGTATTAGTATGAAATTATGTACAAATGCAGTGTATTCTTTTTCCAGCACTGGCAGTAACATAGCTCTAACAGTGCATTCATATCCAAAAGGTGTGCAGGACTCTCACCAGCATGGAAGAGGTGTTGCACTAGCTGACTTCAATGGTGATGGAAAGACGGACATCGTCTATGGAAACTGGAACGGCCCACACAGACTCTACCTGCAGGACAGAGACTCTAATTTTCGGGTAAGAAAGAGAATGGTACAGTGGCATGAAGACTATAAGATAAGACATAGTTTAAATACGTGATGTGATCTCTCGTGCAGAACATAGCTACTGGAGGATTTGCTGCCTCCTCCCCTATTCGCACGGTCATCGCTGCTGACTTTGATAATGACAGGGAGCTGGAGGTGTTTTTCAACAATATTGCCTACAGAGGAAACGCACCTAACCGGCTGTTCAGGTAAGATTGTAATTATCATGTGGACCCAAATTCCACTTAGAGGAggacaataaattaaatataaacaaatattgGACAGTAGATGCTTTAATTACTTGCTATTTTCATAAGCCTGTGTGTTCTTTGCAGGGTGTCAAGGAAAGCTGGTGCCGACCCATTGATCCGGGAGCTTAATGTGGGAGATGCCGCGGAGCCACAGGGGAGAGGAACAGGTCAGCTGGCCCTGAGCTCAGTGCACAGGACACTGTTTTCATCTCTGTTTAGTTCTAAAACTGCTATAAGCTGAAAGAAATATGTGGCAGCACTGCCTTGGATGGGATTTACAGAGACACAGCTGTCAGATAAACACCAGAGTGGAGCTGACATGTAGGTCAGGGCACTGAaagcctctctgtctgtgtttgacagGTGGCACGGTGACAGACTTGGATGGGGATGGACAGCTGGACCTGCTGCTGGCACATGGAGAGAGCGCCCGGCAGCCAATCTCTGTCTTCAAGGTCACacaggtgtgtgcatgtgcggttgcgtgtgcgtgcgtgcgtgcgtgcgagcgcgTCCATTGTATTATATTAGCCTTACCTGTCATCCTTGTTGTCAGGGCTCGTCCAATAACTGGCTGAGGGTCATCCCTCGCACCCAGTTTGGCTCCTTTGCCCGGGGTGCCAAGGTTACAGCCTTCACCAATCGGAGTGGAGCTCACATGCGCATCATTGACGGAGGCTCCGGATATCTGTGTGAGATGGAGCCTGTCGCCCACTTTGGTTTAGGTAACTACTgctgcattcatattttttagGCACTGAGAGAGGATGGGAGACACCTACTATCAGGTAAAAGACTGTTTCATGTgtcactacattttttttttattgcacataaaaaaaatctattactGATAGGTCCATGTGATGCTCAGTGGTTTTTCTACCCTTGACTCCCAGGAAATGATGAGGTGAAGGTGCTGGAGGTCTCCTGGCCAGACGGCAGCACCATCTCTCGAACCCTTCAGCCTGGTGAAATGAACTCGGTGTTGGAAGTGGCCTATCCCAAAGAAGGGGAAATGACTGTGCTCGCCAACGATGCGCAGGTACGCAGTACGGATCCTCACCATGAACTATGACCACAAGTCATTTTCCAGTCAGCCTCTTTCAGTGGCCTTATTAACTCATCTCACTGTCAATTTTCTGTTCAATCACATGGAATTTTACAACAAAACTTGAGAGGCTTACACTGTAaacaaaattacacattttaagtcctttgtcttcctgtaaattttctttttcagtgtggTCAAGGCTTTACTGTCGAGAATGGCCGCTGTGCAGGTAGACAAGtttattaaattagtttttgttgttgttgttgttaaatgaaATACCttaaagatgaataaaacaatttaatttgttttcccacattcttttctttattgtttatgtttttgcagGTCTTTGAGGATGATCACATGAAATGCAATAAGAATTAttttgggagaaagaaaagtgttGCAGTACATGGTTTAGAAAtacttctctttttgttttctttgctctatGAGTAGTTGCAATtgtatcttttctttttgtcaattcattattcagttttactgctactgctgggtgttatttgttttttttactttccatgACAAACTCTCTCAATAAACTGATTCAAATCTATGTACTGGGTGAGTCAGTTGATTACACCATAGGCAAAAGAAAGGTCCTGTCTGTCTTTCGATGCTTTGAGACACTCCCCAGTTAATCTTTTAAACAAACCTCGTcacttcatttccttttgtttgttttaacacgTCAACTAATCTTCACAGGACTGAATTCTGAAATCAAATATGTAATATTTCTCTGTGCAAACACGTCTCTGGCTTTTtgttgtcatatttcaatgtgtgttttgAACCATTACTACATAGTGTATTGTCTTAACATTGTGTAtgtccttccttcttttccttttctgtgcCTCAATCTACGCAGCCTGGGCTCCATTTTACAACGGCGTCCGCTCCACCTCTGTCTCCACTTTTGAAGCCTCCGGTGTTAAGACAGTTTTACTACAGTGTGTTTTGGCGCTGTTTGCACTGGCAGATCTCCGGTGTCGGTAGTCTTCCGAGTCACGAAGACACTGTAAGAAATCCTTAATCCAGCACGGCATGCCTGAACAAAACATCAGCTAAAAAGACTTCCTGTGACATGCAGTCGCTGTGTCCACTTAGTTTCTCCATTTGGTCATATTGTAATATCTGGATGTCTTGCAGTCAGTCTggacatttcctgtttgttctgGTGACCTGGGTGCACACCACAGTCCCCAGACTGAAGAACAGGGATCAGCCTCATACCCTATACCCAGCTGAAGTTTCGCATGCATACAAACAAAGCATGTCACAACATAAGTGAGATTCTATGATGTTTTCGTGCATGCAGTTGTCATCAACTGTCTTCCAGCTGGTCTttgttacaaaataaaatcagcgATGTCTGTTTTAAGTTCATTATTGGTTAAAACAACTTTAGCAGCCCCACTTTTGGAGACCTGCCACTGTACATGTTCTCCAACTGTGATGACTTTTTGGCACACAAACCCTTTTCTGGTCAGAGTCTGTCATTGGCAattttacagtgtaataatAAAGGAAGGTCtgagctctgtgaggctgtgatGAAACAGTATTTTATTTGACACCAGTCATATATACCTCATTGCCGAGTGTATCAAACAACAAGCGGTACGAAAGTCTGTTCTGGCacaaaatgtcagcaaaaaaaaaagacacattcacatgtgtGAGCCAGTTCTTTTGGCATTTACTGTTCTTTGGACGTTCGCTCGGAAACATAGGAAGGGTTGATGTGTTGTAAAACACTGCAGGTAAGATTCAGGAAGACTTTTTGACCTATCCTCAGTACACTTCCTCTTGGAATTAATGCACAGTACGTCTTTGCATAATCAAAATTTAGGAGAGGTTGGTAAGTACTGAGTTCTGTGCAttcgtctgtgtgtgcgtcaaATTATAGTCATGTGCGAGATATGGAAGATCTGCTACATCGTGTACATGTGTGAATGATATTCGCCTGCTACCAGACAGCATGATTTACAGCagaggtgatggaggaagagcTTCTTTGTACAGTTAATATGGGCTCTGGGTGAGTGAAACTATGTGATGCCCTGCTCAAATATTGCTACATCCTTTTCACGTTTGCTACAATTCAGAAACTCTGTTAGAGCTACAGATAACTTCTTCGTCCGGACGATGGTGCAGGGTCGATGGTGACGTGTTCAGTTCCGTTTCCTGGTTGGTCCGGTGTGGTCAGGGTGCAGCTGTGGCTGATCCGGACCATGTGGTGCAGCTGAGGTATGAGGTTTAATGAGGCTTGTGGTCTTCACTCCCGTCTCAAAACGAACACatcctcctttttccttctcgcttccttccatcctttttTATCTCCCACCATCAGACAGGAAGGAAGGTAACGGTACGATCACACAAAGTAATACAACTCCCTGCGTAGAGACACTGCATTCAAACATGTCTTCGTCAATGTGCATGCAAACCACTTTGCAAGAAACGACTAAAGTGCATGTTTTAAGCGTTCACTACACAAaagatattgattgatttaagCATGTGATGACAGGTCATGagcaaaagaaaggaaagaaaggctagtgatttgtttgtgtgagtagCGCTGAGGGACAGGTGTGGTAAGTATCAGGACAGGAGTGGTATCGTTGTCCTCACTCCTCTGCCTGGGTATCGAGTGATCAGGGGGACACGGCCTTTAGGAAGTACCGAGTCATCGAGCAGTGCTGCCGGACACAGAGCTGCTCCCTGAGCTGGAGCCACTGGAGCCCCGGTCTTCATAGATAGAAATTTCAATCTGGTGAAAGCAGTTAGGGACCGTGACGTCACGTGGAGTATGGTTGATCAAACGGAACAGATGAGTGCTCATAGATTTTGTGTACATGCAACTGAAAACACCGAGTAAGGATACGACACGCATTCCCCTCTCTATGGGGTCTGTGATGAGCAGACCTCTGGGAGCGTAGACCTTCTCATTCTGCTCCTGAATGTACTTGGCTATCTTCTTCAGCacctgacacacagacagagcacaggaaaaataataaatacacgTCATCACTGCACTTGAACCCCACACATCCATTAAAGTTGGAgatgacctgacctgacctttTCATAGCGTGTCTCCatgcagaggaagatgagatACGCCGTGGCGCAGGCCAGACACCCCTCCAGGTAGGACTGCCCTCCAATCTTTTCTGCCTCTGCGTAGTAATTGTTCAGAGTCTTCACGGTGTCCTCAAACAGTGTCCGCTCGATCTGGAGACACGCGCAGCATAGAGTCAAGAAGAGACGGATTCTGTACAGTGATTGAGCTCTtacaataaatacttctgcttaagacatccacggtttccgtctccctgaatcagcatccactccttcaaCTGTTCCTTTTCACTCACCCTGCTCTCCAGCTCCGAGGGGAACTTGGTCTGAAACTTGCAGGTGGTTCCTTCGCTGTAGTCTCTCTGGACGAAGACTTTGTTGGCCAGAGACGCGCTGTGCCTCAACTCCTGCAGGTTGTGGAACTGAGGGAggacacgtcacacacacacacacacacacacacacacacacacacacacacacacacacacacacaagcaaatgcAAGACAGTAAGGGttaatacagtatgtttttaatgagtccccagagagacacagagctgcagcccTCTGTGTGCCTGTCCACTGGCAGTGTGTACAAACACCGGCTGATTTGGAAGTGTAGGATGATAGAGGAGACGTAATCAATCATTTCTGCCAGGTCGTCTGTTGGAGAAGAGCCCAGCACTGGACACACTATCTtctgcttacacacacacacacacacacactgtatctctCCCAGCTCTAACAGGGAGGCACACTTACAGCTCACAACAGATCGATGCAGGGGAACAGGATgcgacagacagactgactttttatctatttatttatttatgtatcatAACAACATGTGTAATTCCAGCATTTAGTAAAGCACA is drawn from Scophthalmus maximus strain ysfricsl-2021 chromosome 8, ASM2237912v1, whole genome shotgun sequence and contains these coding sequences:
- the crtac1a gene encoding cartilage acidic protein 1a isoform X1; its protein translation is MGASGPLLLLLVGVWHQSQAQSSEPMLQVVTATMLPPDSLHNPTQLNYGMAVTDVDGDGDLEVLVAGYNGPNLVLKYNHTLNRLVNIAIDDSSSPYFALRDRAGNAIGVTACDVDGDGREEIYFLNTNNAYSGRATYSDKLFKFRNGRFEDLLSDELNVRRGVANRMAGRSVACVDRKGTGRYSVYVANYASGNIGPHALLEMDEAASNVREGVIALSDVAAEAGVNKLTGGRGVVVGPILSQARSDIFCDNENGPNFLFKNKGNGTFADMASQAGVQDSHQHGRGVALADFNGDGKTDIVYGNWNGPHRLYLQDRDSNFRNIATGGFAASSPIRTVIAADFDNDRELEVFFNNIAYRGNAPNRLFRVSRKAGADPLIRELNVGDAAEPQGRGTGGTVTDLDGDGQLDLLLAHGESARQPISVFKVTQGSSNNWLRVIPRTQFGSFARGAKVTAFTNRSGAHMRIIDGGSGYLCEMEPVAHFGLGNDEVKVLEVSWPDGSTISRTLQPGEMNSVLEVAYPKEGEMTVLANDAQCGQGFTVENGRCAAWAPFYNGVRSTSVSTFEASGVKTVLLQCVLALFALADLRCR
- the crtac1a gene encoding cartilage acidic protein 1a isoform X2, giving the protein MGASGPLLLLLVGVWHQSQAQSSEPMLQVVTATMLPPDSLHNPTQLNYGMAVTDVDGDGDLEVLVAGYNGPNLVLKYNHTLNRLVNIAIDDSSSPYFALRDRAGNAIGVTACDVDGDGREEIYFLNTNNAYSGRATYSDKLFKFRNGRFEDLLSDELNVRRGVANRMAGRSVACVDRKGTGRYSVYVANYASGNIGPHALLEMDEAASNVREGVIALSDVAAEAGVNKLTGGRGVVVGPILSQARSDIFCDNENGPNFLFKNKGNGTFADMASQAGVQDSHQHGRGVALADFNGDGKTDIVYGNWNGPHRLYLQDRDSNFRNIATGGFAASSPIRTVIAADFDNDRELEVFFNNIAYRGNAPNRLFRVSRKAGADPLIRELNVGDAAEPQGRGTGGTVTDLDGDGQLDLLLAHGESARQPISVFKVTQGSSNNWLRVIPRTQFGSFARGAKVTAFTNRSGAHMRIIDGGSGYLCEMEPVAHFGLGNDEVKVLEVSWPDGSTISRTLQPGEMNSVLEVAYPKEGEMTVLANDAQCGQGFTVENGRCAGL
- the golga7ba gene encoding golgin A7 family, member Ba; its protein translation is MATEFHNLQELRHSASLANKVFVQRDYSEGTTCKFQTKFPSELESRIERTLFEDTVKTLNNYYAEAEKIGGQSYLEGCLACATAYLIFLCMETRYEKVLKKIAKYIQEQNEKVYAPRGLLITDPIERGMRVIEISIYEDRGSSGSSSGSSSVSGSTAR